In a genomic window of Thalassotalea piscium:
- the ilvA gene encoding threonine ammonia-lyase, biosynthetic → MTESEVINQGIGLEYLRRILLAPVYDVAVETELTPLTKLSARLNNQIYLKREDQQPVHSFKLRGAYNKLSNLSEAECIHGVIAASAGNHAQGLALAAHKLGIKATIVMPITTPDIKVDNVRRYGGEVRLVGKSFNEAQSAAAVYAEEEKKTYIHPFDDQDVIAGQGTVAKELLQQQPNAQVVFIPVGGGGLLAGMAVYLKQLRPEIKVIGVEAEDSACLKAALAAGEPVDLDQVGLFADGVAVKRIGQHTFDLIERYCDEVITVTTDEICASIKDIFEQTRVIAEPAGALSLAGLQKYCQTSKGDESLVAILSGANMNFHTLRYVSERCELGEQKEAVLAVTIPEEKGSFRRFCHALEGRVITEFNYRYVDKRDSDNNQANIFVGVRVTNGEERHQLTQLLQQKSYQVSDFTENELAKLHVRYMIGGKHALPLQERIFRFQFPEYPGALEKFLDTLGEHWNISLFHYRNHGAAFGQVLAGFEVTEAVQAAFFDHLQDLGYEWQEETDNQAYQAFLT, encoded by the coding sequence ATGACTGAATCAGAGGTCATTAATCAAGGGATCGGGCTGGAATATCTTCGTCGGATATTACTTGCCCCTGTTTATGATGTAGCCGTAGAAACAGAGCTAACACCGCTGACTAAATTATCAGCCCGTCTCAATAATCAAATATATTTAAAACGAGAAGATCAGCAACCGGTTCATTCGTTTAAATTGCGAGGTGCTTATAATAAGCTCTCTAATTTATCAGAAGCTGAATGTATTCATGGTGTTATTGCAGCCTCTGCGGGTAATCATGCTCAGGGTTTAGCGCTAGCAGCACATAAGCTTGGCATTAAAGCAACGATTGTAATGCCCATTACAACGCCTGACATTAAAGTGGATAATGTGCGTCGTTATGGTGGAGAGGTTCGCCTTGTTGGCAAAAGCTTTAACGAGGCGCAATCAGCTGCAGCTGTATATGCTGAAGAAGAAAAGAAAACCTATATTCACCCGTTTGATGATCAAGATGTTATTGCAGGCCAAGGTACTGTTGCTAAAGAGCTTCTACAACAGCAGCCGAATGCACAAGTTGTATTTATTCCAGTGGGTGGCGGTGGGCTACTTGCAGGAATGGCGGTTTACTTAAAACAGTTAAGACCTGAAATAAAAGTTATCGGCGTTGAGGCGGAAGATTCAGCCTGTTTAAAAGCAGCACTTGCAGCTGGAGAACCTGTAGATTTAGACCAAGTGGGTTTATTTGCTGACGGTGTCGCCGTTAAGCGTATTGGTCAACATACCTTTGATTTAATTGAGCGCTATTGTGATGAAGTGATCACAGTGACCACCGATGAAATTTGTGCGTCTATTAAAGATATATTTGAACAAACCCGTGTTATCGCAGAGCCTGCCGGTGCTTTATCGTTAGCAGGATTACAAAAGTATTGCCAAACCAGTAAAGGCGATGAGTCTTTAGTAGCAATATTGTCTGGTGCAAATATGAACTTTCATACCTTGCGCTATGTGTCAGAACGCTGTGAATTGGGTGAGCAAAAAGAAGCCGTTTTAGCCGTTACTATTCCAGAAGAAAAAGGGAGTTTTAGGCGCTTTTGCCATGCGCTTGAAGGACGAGTGATCACCGAGTTTAATTACCGTTATGTTGATAAGCGCGATAGCGATAACAACCAAGCAAATATCTTTGTTGGTGTTAGAGTTACTAACGGTGAAGAAAGGCATCAGCTTACGCAGTTGTTACAGCAGAAAAGCTATCAAGTAAGCGACTTTACTGAAAATGAACTTGCTAAATTACATGTCCGATACATGATTGGTGGTAAGCATGCGCTTCCGCTTCAAGAGCGTATATTTCGCTTTCAATTTCCAGAATATCCAGGTGCATTAGAAAAATTTCTTGATACCTTGGGCGAACATTGGAATATATCGTTATTTCATTATCGTAATCATGGCGCGGCATTTGGGCAGGTGCTTGCAGGTTTTGAAGTCACTGAAGCGGTGCAAGCAGCCTTCTTTGATCACTTACAAGACTTAGGCTACGAATGGCAAGAAGAAACAGATAACCAAGCTTACCAAGCTTTTCTTACGTAA
- a CDS encoding prohibitin family protein: MNNGLSNSTTNINTTKVTKHIWKAGVAIAVIIIGWQIFYTIDEGHVGIVKRFGEATTQVNPGLHTKVPFADTVEELEIRTRKNSENLKASTYEQMPVTAEVSVNWTVIRPEAFELYKNYGGLDQFENRILDPRLRSATKDALARFKAEKIIQNRGQVIQKIEETLLSEMIDFPVKLDSVQIENLVLPAKYLQSIETKQTEKNLAAAEMHRLERQKLEAQREVNTAEAKRDAEKARADGSAYAITTEAKAEAEAIKLKGLAEAESMMKKAESLKNSELLVDYVKAQQWDGKLPSTVMGNGQDILWNMKEK; this comes from the coding sequence ATGAATAATGGTTTAAGCAATTCAACAACTAACATTAATACAACAAAAGTAACTAAGCACATTTGGAAAGCGGGTGTTGCAATAGCTGTGATTATTATCGGTTGGCAAATATTCTATACCATTGATGAAGGTCATGTAGGTATTGTTAAACGTTTTGGTGAGGCAACTACACAGGTGAATCCGGGGTTACACACAAAGGTTCCTTTTGCAGATACGGTAGAAGAGCTAGAAATTAGAACAAGAAAAAACAGTGAAAACTTAAAAGCCTCTACTTATGAACAGATGCCTGTAACAGCTGAAGTCTCGGTAAACTGGACCGTTATCCGTCCAGAAGCATTCGAGTTATATAAAAATTATGGTGGCTTAGATCAATTTGAAAATAGAATTTTAGATCCGCGTTTACGCTCTGCTACCAAAGATGCATTAGCACGCTTTAAGGCAGAAAAAATTATTCAAAACCGTGGCCAAGTTATTCAAAAAATTGAAGAAACATTACTTTCGGAAATGATTGATTTTCCAGTGAAGCTTGACAGCGTACAAATTGAAAATTTGGTACTACCCGCTAAGTATTTACAAAGCATTGAGACGAAACAAACAGAGAAAAATTTAGCGGCTGCAGAAATGCATCGTTTAGAGCGTCAAAAGTTAGAAGCTCAACGAGAAGTTAATACCGCAGAAGCAAAGCGTGACGCTGAAAAAGCAAGAGCCGATGGTTCAGCTTATGCCATTACCACAGAAGCAAAAGCGGAAGCTGAAGCAATTAAGTTAAAAGGTTTAGCTGAAGCCGAATCTATGATGAAAAAAGCAGAATCTCTTAAAAATAGCGAGTTGCTTGTAGATTATGTAAAAGCACAGCAATGGGACGGAAAATTACCATCAACAGTAATGGGTAATGGCCAAGATATTTTATGGAATATGAAAGAGAAATAA
- a CDS encoding DUF418 domain-containing protein, with the protein MEDAQGKQQNTEKVAVLTPIAQSKRIDALDILRGIALVGILLMNIEWFNRPLTNLIGFDHSLTGIDHAAGWLIRCFVEGKFYKLFALLFGMGFAVMLLRAKEVGRPFGAWFTRRMIALWVLGIIHMVFLWGGDILHDYALAGLMLLLWVYILQKPNFQQYDNPRSYLKLAAIWLFLPIFFSIVGGIGAGVFMDHKSTLATWDEEQEIAIAVAMQLELPQEALELITEESIEDNPSLNNDSKASELTPVEEKIKEQVAYQRDAIENEEKETVAFTEGSYWQATQYRLEFLAFMLPFSPLFAFAMLIPIFILGFWFVASKRIINYKDYMPMYTLMRNIGLPLGVFLNVAGVLLLQQPSAEISMVITSIGEMIFFVGQYILTAGYLGLVICMLADEKWHSRLAKFAPMGKMALTNYLMHSVILTSIFYGYAGGQFGLVSRSTQVLIVLVIIVFQMLASRWWLARFRFGPMEWLWRSITYKKLQPMYI; encoded by the coding sequence ATGGAAGACGCCCAAGGAAAGCAACAGAATACTGAAAAAGTAGCGGTATTAACGCCTATTGCACAATCAAAACGAATAGATGCCCTAGATATTCTCAGAGGGATAGCGCTAGTAGGCATTTTATTAATGAATATAGAATGGTTTAACCGTCCGCTAACTAACTTAATTGGTTTTGATCACTCTTTAACAGGCATAGACCATGCAGCAGGTTGGCTAATAAGGTGTTTTGTTGAAGGTAAGTTTTACAAACTTTTTGCTTTGTTATTTGGTATGGGGTTTGCCGTAATGCTTTTGCGAGCGAAAGAAGTTGGCCGCCCTTTTGGGGCTTGGTTTACCCGAAGAATGATTGCCTTGTGGGTGTTGGGTATCATTCACATGGTGTTTTTATGGGGCGGTGATATTTTACATGACTATGCACTTGCCGGATTAATGCTTTTACTGTGGGTTTATATACTACAAAAACCCAACTTTCAGCAATATGACAACCCTCGTTCATATTTAAAGCTTGCAGCCATTTGGTTATTTCTTCCCATCTTTTTTTCAATTGTTGGTGGCATAGGAGCAGGTGTGTTTATGGATCATAAAAGCACGCTTGCTACTTGGGACGAAGAGCAAGAAATAGCCATAGCTGTGGCGATGCAACTTGAATTGCCCCAAGAGGCATTAGAATTAATCACAGAAGAGTCAATTGAAGATAACCCATCGTTAAATAATGACAGCAAAGCTAGTGAACTCACTCCAGTAGAAGAAAAAATAAAAGAACAGGTAGCTTACCAACGAGACGCCATAGAAAATGAAGAAAAAGAAACTGTGGCGTTTACTGAAGGTAGCTATTGGCAAGCAACTCAATATCGTCTTGAGTTTTTAGCATTTATGCTGCCCTTCTCACCACTATTTGCCTTTGCCATGTTGATCCCTATTTTTATTTTAGGCTTTTGGTTTGTCGCCTCTAAGCGGATCATTAACTATAAAGACTATATGCCGATGTACACCCTAATGAGAAATATCGGCTTACCGTTAGGTGTTTTTCTAAATGTTGCAGGGGTTTTACTATTGCAACAGCCATCCGCAGAAATCTCAATGGTGATTACTTCAATAGGTGAAATGATCTTTTTTGTTGGTCAGTATATTTTAACTGCGGGCTATTTAGGCCTAGTTATTTGTATGTTAGCAGATGAAAAGTGGCATAGTCGTTTGGCTAAGTTTGCGCCAATGGGCAAAATGGCACTAACCAATTACTTAATGCATTCAGTCATATTAACCTCGATATTTTATGGTTATGCCGGGGGCCAGTTTGGTTTGGTATCGCGAAGCACGCAAGTACTGATCGTATTAGTAATAATAGTGTTTCAAATGCTGGCTTCACGTTGGTGGCTAGCACGTTTCCGTTTTGGGCCTATGGAATGGCTATGGCGCTCAATTACCTATAAAAAACTACAGCCCATGTACATTTAA
- a CDS encoding MarR family winged helix-turn-helix transcriptional regulator — MKNLYLLIDRLSNTLVNEKRKALAEFGLQPVQLDALRYLSMANKHSDNAISVSEYLGHTKGTISQSIKVLERKALVHKTICPEDKRVLHIKVTTIGKHILSQLTEQSQLHMAITNLSNTNENALIRSLNAIQHQINSKDVPQSFGQCFTCIHYKPGIPAKCTHFEEVITEEASLQICRAHQEA; from the coding sequence ATGAAAAACTTATACTTACTAATTGATCGCCTATCTAATACGTTAGTTAATGAAAAGCGAAAAGCGTTAGCTGAATTTGGTTTGCAGCCAGTACAACTTGACGCTTTGCGGTACTTATCTATGGCAAATAAACACTCAGACAATGCCATTTCAGTCTCTGAATATTTAGGACATACCAAAGGAACCATTTCTCAGTCGATAAAAGTACTTGAGCGCAAAGCCTTAGTTCATAAAACGATATGCCCTGAAGACAAAAGAGTATTACATATTAAAGTAACAACAATTGGTAAGCATATTCTTAGCCAATTGACTGAGCAGTCACAACTACACATGGCTATTACTAATCTGAGTAACACTAACGAAAACGCATTAATTCGAAGCCTTAATGCAATACAACATCAAATTAATAGTAAAGATGTGCCGCAGTCATTCGGGCAATGCTTTACTTGTATACACTACAAGCCTGGAATTCCTGCAAAATGTACTCACTTTGAAGAAGTAATAACCGAAGAAGCGTCATTACAAATTTGCAGAGCACACCAAGAAGCCTAG